Proteins encoded together in one Camarhynchus parvulus chromosome 12, STF_HiC, whole genome shotgun sequence window:
- the BAP1 gene encoding ubiquitin carboxyl-terminal hydrolase BAP1 isoform X1 — MNKGWLELESDPGLFTLLVEDFGVKGVQVEEIYDLQSKCQGPVYGFIFLFKWIEERRSRRKVSTLVDETSVIDDDIVNNMFFAHQLIPNSCATHALLSVLLNCNNVDLGPTLSRMKDFTKGFSPESKGYAIGNAPELAKAHNSHARPEPRHLPEKQNGISAVRTMEAFHFVSYVPIKGRLFELDGLKVYPIDHGPWADDEEWTDKARRVIMERIGLATAGEPYHDIRFNLMAVVPDRRMKYESKLHILKMNRQTVLEALQQLIRVTQPELIQTQKSQESQPGEEAKPASSKTVTPESTHPDGTDEATSQGHPTATQSPPSKSKPVPKTAASGINGAPPANPNPIVQRLPAFLDNHNYAKSPMQEEEDLAAGVGRNRVPVRQHQQYSDDEDDYDDDDEEEVRNTNSAIRYKRKGQVKQEHVAGAADGQLSVLQPNTINVLAEKLKESQKDLSIPLSIKTSGGGAAVAVVTHSQPSPTPSNESTDTASEIGSAFNSPLRSPIRSANPTRPSSPVTSHISKVLFGEEDGLLRLDCLRYNRAVRDLGPIVSSGLLHLTEDGVFCPLAAADGKNSPSSIKPGEEAPVAIKLEEKEGSEASDSKEKVGLGRTSDHPGGEKYSPKELLALLKCVEAEIANYEACLKEEVEKRKKFKIDDQRRTHNYDEFICTFISMLAQEGMLASLVEQNISVRRRQGVSIGRLHKQRKPDRRKRSRPYKAKRQ; from the exons GTCTTTTCACACTCCTGGTTGAAGATTTTG GGGTCAAGGGAGTGCAGGTAGAGGAGATTTATGATCTGCAGAGCAAATGCCAAGG CCCCGTGTATGGGTTCATCTTCCTGTTCAAGTGGATTGAGgagcgccgctcccgccgcaaGGTCTCCACGCTGGTGGATGAGACGTCGGTGATCGACGATGACATCGTCAATAACATGTTCTTTGCTCACCAG CTGATCCCCAATTCCTGTGCCACCCATGCCCTGCTGAGCGTCCTCCTGAACTGCAACAATGTTGACCTGGGCCCCACGCTGAGCCGCATGAAGGATTTCACCAAAGGCTTTAGCCCTGAG AGCAAAGGCTATGCCATCGGCAACGCCCCGGAGCTGGCCAAGGCCCACAACAGCCATGCCAG GCCAGAGCCACGGCACTTGCCGGAGAAGCAGAACGGGATCAGCGCCGTGCGGACCATGGAGGCTTTTCACTTTGTCAGCTACGTGCCCATCAAGGGACGGCTCTTTGAGCTCGACGGGCTGAAGGTCTATCCCATTGACCACG GGCCGTGGGCAGATGACGAGGAATGGACGGACAAAGCCAGGAGAGTGATCATGGAGCGCATTGGCCTGGCCACTGCAGG ggagccGTACCACGACATCCGCTTCAACCTGATGGCCGTGGTGCCTGACCGGAGGATGAAGTACGAGTCCAAGCTGCACATCCTGAAGATGAACCGCCAGACTGTGCTGGAGGCCTTGCAGCAG CTTATCCGAGTAACTCAGCCTGAGCTGATCCAGACCCAGAAGTCTCAGGAGTCTCAGCCTGGTGAAGAGGCAAAGCCAGCCAGCAGCAAGACCGTGACTCCAGAGAGCACTCATCCAG ATGGCACTGATGAAGCCACCAGCCAGGGCCACCCCACGGCCACGCAGAGCCCACCCAGCAAATCCAAACCGGTGCCAAAGACAGCAGCGAGTGGCATCAATGGGGCCCCTCCAGCAAACCCCAACCCCATTGTGCAGAGACTGCCAGCCTTCCTGGATAACCACAACTATGCCAAGTCCCCCATGCAG gaggaggaagaccTTGCAGCAGGAGTGGGTCGCAACCGGGTCCCAGTCCGACAGCACCAGCAGTACTCGGATGATGAGGATGActatgatgatgatgatgaggaggaaGTTCGTAACACCAACTCAGCCATCAG GTACAAGAGGAAAGGGCAAGTGAAGCAAGAGCACGTGGCAGGGGCCGCAGATGGCCAGCTCTCCGTCCTGCAGCCCAACACCATCAACGTCCTGGCTGAGAAGCTGAAGGAATCTCAGAAGGACCTTTCCATTCCCCTGTCCATCAAGACGAGTGGTGGGGGCGCCGCCGTGGCCGTGGTCACGCACTCCCAGCCGTCCCCCACGCCCAGCAACGAGAGCACGGACACGGCCTCCGAGATCGGCAGCGCCTTCAACTCCCCGCTGCGCTCCCCCATCCGCTCGGCCAACCCCACGCGCCCCTCCAGCCCCGTCACCTCACACATCTCCAAGGTGCTGTTTGGCGAGGAGGACGGGCTGCTGCGCCTCGACTGCCTGCGCTACAACCGTGCTGTCAGGGACCTGGGGCCCATCGTCAGCTCCGGCCTGCTGCACCTCACCGAGGACGGCGTCTTCTGCccactggctgctgcag ATGGGAAAAACTCCCCCTCTTCCATCAAGCCCGGTGAAGAGGCCCCGGTTGCGATCAaactggaggagaaggagggcaGTGAGGCCAGTGACAGCAAAGAGAAGGTGGGACTTGGCAGGACCAGTGATCACCCTGGGGGGGAAAAGTATTCTCCCAAG GAGCTGCTGGCGCTGCTCAAGTGTGTGGAAGCAGAGATTGCAAACTACGAGGCCTGCCTGAAGGAGGAGgtagagaagaggaagaaattcaaG ATTGATGACCAGAGGAGAACCCACAACTATGATGAGTTCATCTGTACCTTCATATCCATGCTGGCCCAGGAAG gcatGCTGGCCAGCCTGGTGGAGCAGAACATCTCGGTGCGCCGGCGGCAGGGAGTCAGCATCGGCCGCCTGCACAAGCAGAGGAAGCCGGACCGCCGGAAACGCTCCCGCCCCTACAAGGCCAAGCGCCAGTAG
- the BAP1 gene encoding ubiquitin carboxyl-terminal hydrolase BAP1 isoform X2 gives MNKGWLELESDPGLFTLLVEDFGVKGVQVEEIYDLQSKCQGPVYGFIFLFKWIEERRSRRKVSTLVDETSVIDDDIVNNMFFAHQLIPNSCATHALLSVLLNCNNVDLGPTLSRMKDFTKGFSPESKGYAIGNAPELAKAHNSHARPEPRHLPEKQNGISAVRTMEAFHFVSYVPIKGRLFELDGLKVYPIDHGPWADDEEWTDKARRVIMERIGLATAGEPYHDIRFNLMAVVPDRRMKYESKLHILKMNRQTVLEALQQLIRVTQPELIQTQKSQESQPGEEAKPASSKTVTPESTHPDGTDEATSQGHPTATQSPPSKSKPVPKTAASGINGAPPANPNPIVQRLPAFLDNHNYAKSPMQEEEDLAAGVGRNRVPVRQHQQYSDDEDDYDDDDEEEVRNTNSAIRYKRKGQVKQEHVAGAADGQLSVLQPNTINVLAEKLKESQKDLSIPLSIKTSGGGAAVAVVTHSQPSPTPSNESTDTASEIGSAFNSPLRSPIRSANPTRPSSPVTSHISKVLFGEEDGLLRLDCLRYNRAVRDLGPIVSSGLLHLTEDGVFCPLAAADGKNSPSSIKPGEEAPVAIKLEEKEGSEASDSKEKELLALLKCVEAEIANYEACLKEEVEKRKKFKIDDQRRTHNYDEFICTFISMLAQEGMLASLVEQNISVRRRQGVSIGRLHKQRKPDRRKRSRPYKAKRQ, from the exons GTCTTTTCACACTCCTGGTTGAAGATTTTG GGGTCAAGGGAGTGCAGGTAGAGGAGATTTATGATCTGCAGAGCAAATGCCAAGG CCCCGTGTATGGGTTCATCTTCCTGTTCAAGTGGATTGAGgagcgccgctcccgccgcaaGGTCTCCACGCTGGTGGATGAGACGTCGGTGATCGACGATGACATCGTCAATAACATGTTCTTTGCTCACCAG CTGATCCCCAATTCCTGTGCCACCCATGCCCTGCTGAGCGTCCTCCTGAACTGCAACAATGTTGACCTGGGCCCCACGCTGAGCCGCATGAAGGATTTCACCAAAGGCTTTAGCCCTGAG AGCAAAGGCTATGCCATCGGCAACGCCCCGGAGCTGGCCAAGGCCCACAACAGCCATGCCAG GCCAGAGCCACGGCACTTGCCGGAGAAGCAGAACGGGATCAGCGCCGTGCGGACCATGGAGGCTTTTCACTTTGTCAGCTACGTGCCCATCAAGGGACGGCTCTTTGAGCTCGACGGGCTGAAGGTCTATCCCATTGACCACG GGCCGTGGGCAGATGACGAGGAATGGACGGACAAAGCCAGGAGAGTGATCATGGAGCGCATTGGCCTGGCCACTGCAGG ggagccGTACCACGACATCCGCTTCAACCTGATGGCCGTGGTGCCTGACCGGAGGATGAAGTACGAGTCCAAGCTGCACATCCTGAAGATGAACCGCCAGACTGTGCTGGAGGCCTTGCAGCAG CTTATCCGAGTAACTCAGCCTGAGCTGATCCAGACCCAGAAGTCTCAGGAGTCTCAGCCTGGTGAAGAGGCAAAGCCAGCCAGCAGCAAGACCGTGACTCCAGAGAGCACTCATCCAG ATGGCACTGATGAAGCCACCAGCCAGGGCCACCCCACGGCCACGCAGAGCCCACCCAGCAAATCCAAACCGGTGCCAAAGACAGCAGCGAGTGGCATCAATGGGGCCCCTCCAGCAAACCCCAACCCCATTGTGCAGAGACTGCCAGCCTTCCTGGATAACCACAACTATGCCAAGTCCCCCATGCAG gaggaggaagaccTTGCAGCAGGAGTGGGTCGCAACCGGGTCCCAGTCCGACAGCACCAGCAGTACTCGGATGATGAGGATGActatgatgatgatgatgaggaggaaGTTCGTAACACCAACTCAGCCATCAG GTACAAGAGGAAAGGGCAAGTGAAGCAAGAGCACGTGGCAGGGGCCGCAGATGGCCAGCTCTCCGTCCTGCAGCCCAACACCATCAACGTCCTGGCTGAGAAGCTGAAGGAATCTCAGAAGGACCTTTCCATTCCCCTGTCCATCAAGACGAGTGGTGGGGGCGCCGCCGTGGCCGTGGTCACGCACTCCCAGCCGTCCCCCACGCCCAGCAACGAGAGCACGGACACGGCCTCCGAGATCGGCAGCGCCTTCAACTCCCCGCTGCGCTCCCCCATCCGCTCGGCCAACCCCACGCGCCCCTCCAGCCCCGTCACCTCACACATCTCCAAGGTGCTGTTTGGCGAGGAGGACGGGCTGCTGCGCCTCGACTGCCTGCGCTACAACCGTGCTGTCAGGGACCTGGGGCCCATCGTCAGCTCCGGCCTGCTGCACCTCACCGAGGACGGCGTCTTCTGCccactggctgctgcag ATGGGAAAAACTCCCCCTCTTCCATCAAGCCCGGTGAAGAGGCCCCGGTTGCGATCAaactggaggagaaggagggcaGTGAGGCCAGTGACAGCAAAGAGAAG GAGCTGCTGGCGCTGCTCAAGTGTGTGGAAGCAGAGATTGCAAACTACGAGGCCTGCCTGAAGGAGGAGgtagagaagaggaagaaattcaaG ATTGATGACCAGAGGAGAACCCACAACTATGATGAGTTCATCTGTACCTTCATATCCATGCTGGCCCAGGAAG gcatGCTGGCCAGCCTGGTGGAGCAGAACATCTCGGTGCGCCGGCGGCAGGGAGTCAGCATCGGCCGCCTGCACAAGCAGAGGAAGCCGGACCGCCGGAAACGCTCCCGCCCCTACAAGGCCAAGCGCCAGTAG